A section of the Oryzias latipes chromosome 8, ASM223467v1 genome encodes:
- the LOC101167870 gene encoding cdc42 effector protein 4 produces the protein MPILKQLVASSSQTKRRSRMDLTREMISAPLGDFRHTMHVGRSGDAFGDTSFLSSRSGEPSPETSSFPRSPRPGLLSRTFRSSKRSQSVNRVDQHGDGSLMVPGGSPTFVKNAMSLPFLNNEDRSDSMGAKSLSSSPFKQHELQGESGAAAAAHFLELQEKSFGELTELPEYPIPYGGGMKHAESVMSFHVDLGPSMLNDILGVMEKEDDDLGYEEGKSSEGRASPPVSANGDKEDVLKEREHVDGEEEMEEEDGEVRHEASLLSAVSLDFRPEDEGPYTPEIRPKHLQHLDSCSMSSSGSAAMDDKPNSHNYTGDTDSATFSAPPEEESNFSSFLEDEEDEIRV, from the coding sequence ATGCCGATCCTTAAGCAGCTAGTAGCATCTTCCTCCCAGACGAAGCGCCGCTCACGCATGGATCTGACACGAGAGATGATCAGCGCCCCTCTAGGCGATTTTCGCCACACCATGCACGTCGGCCGCAGTGGTGATGCCTTCGGGGACACTTCTTTTCTCAGCAGCCGCTCTGGAGAACCCTCCCCTGAGACCTCATCCTTCCCTCGGTCACCTCGGCCTGGACTTCTGTCGCGCACCTTCAGAAGCAGCAAGCGTTCCCAGTCAGTCAACAGAGTGGACCAACATGGGGATGGCAGCCTGATGGTCCCCGGAGGCTCGCCCACGTTTGTTAAAAACGCCATGTCTCTGCCTTTCCTCAACAATGAGGATAGAAGCGACAGCATGGGGGCTAAGAGTTTGTCTTCAAGTCCATTTAAGCAGCATGAACTGCAAGGAGAAAGTGGGGCCGCTGCTGCAGCACATTTCCTCGAGCTGCAGGAAAAAAGCTTCGGGGAACTGACTGAGCTACCAGAATATCCCATACCGTACGGAGGTGGAATGAAGCACGCAGAGTCAGTGATGTCCTTCCATGTTGACCTGGGCCCCTCAATGCTGAATGATATCCTGGGTGTGATGGAGAAAGAAGATGATGATCTTGGCTATGAGGAGGGAAAGAGCAGCGAGGGCCGGGCTTCACCACCCGTCAGTGCCAACGGGGACAAAGAGGACGTTTTAAAGGAAAGGGAACATGTAGACGGGGAGGaagagatggaggaggaggatggtgaGGTGCGGCATGAAGCCTCTCTCCTCTCAGCCGTCTCTCTTGATTTTAGGCCAGAGGACGAGGGGCCGTACACCCCTGAGATACGTCCCAAACACTTGCAGCACCTAGACAGCTGCTCCATGTCAAGTTCTGGTTCTGCCGCAATGGATGACAAACCCAACAGCCACAATTATACAGGAGATACAGATAGCGCCACTTTCAGTGCTCCGCCCGAAGAGGAAAGCAATTTCTCCTCTTTCttggaagatgaagaggatgaaATCCGTGTATGA